A window of the Bos indicus x Bos taurus breed Angus x Brahman F1 hybrid chromosome X, Bos_hybrid_MaternalHap_v2.0, whole genome shotgun sequence genome harbors these coding sequences:
- the NUDT11 gene encoding diphosphoinositol polyphosphate phosphohydrolase 3-beta translates to MKCKPNQTRTYDPEGFKKRAACLCFRSEREDEVLLVSSSRYPDRWIVPGGGMEPEEEPGGAAVREVFEEAGVKGKLGRLLGIFEQNQDRKHRTYVYVLTVTEILEDWEDSVSIGRKREWFKVEDAIKVLQCHKPVHAEYLQKLKLGGSPTNGNSVAPSPPEGDP, encoded by the exons ATGAAGTGCAAGCCGAACCAGACGCGGACCTACGACCCGGAGGGGTTCAAGAAGCGGGCGGCGTGCCTGTGCTTCCGGAGCGAGCGCGAGGACGAGGTGCTGTTAGTGAGTAGCAGTCGGTACCCGGACCGCTGGATCGTGCCGGGCGGGGGCATGGAGCCCGAGGAGGAGCCGGGCGGTGCGGCCGTCCGCGAGGTGTTTGAAGAAGCGGGAGTCAAGGGGAAGTTAGGCCGGCTCCTGGGCATTTTCGAGCAGAACCAAGATCGCAAGCACAGAACGTACGTGTATGTACTGACTGTCACTGAGATTCTGGAGGATTGGGAAGATTCGGTTAGCATTGGGAGGAAGCGAGAGTGGTTCAAAGTCGAAGATGCGATCAAGGTTCTCCAGTGCCACAAGCCCGTGCATGCCGAATATCTGCAAAAACTAAAGCTGGGCGGTTCCCCAACCAATGGAAACTCCGTGGCCCCGTCCCCGCCGGAGGGCGATCCCTA A